A single Henriciella sp. AS95 DNA region contains:
- the ilvD gene encoding dihydroxy-acid dehydratase, protein MSKTWDKSRLPSRHVTEGPARAPHRSYYYAMGLSTKDIKKPFVGVASCWNEAAPCNTALMRQAHAVSEGVKEADGTPREFCTITVTDGIAMGHEGMRSSLVSREVIADSVELTMRGHGYDALVGVAGCDKSLPGMMMAMLRLNVPSVFLYGGSIMPGKFEGKDVTVLDVFEAVGAHAAGNNQMTEEKLHALEKLACPGDGACGGQFTANTMACVSEAIGLALPLSSALPAPYTNRDEYAVESGKAVMRLIESGLRPRDICTREAFENAAIVVAATGGSTNAALHLPAMANECGVKFELKDVAEIFQKTPYIASLKPGGEYVAKDFGEAGGVPMLMKTLHEEGLIHGDCMTVTGKTWAENLEEVTWNPEQKVIYPASKPITKTGGVVGLWGSLAPDGAIVKVAGLEKLQFQGPARVFDGEEACFKAVENKEYEEGDVLVIRYEGAKGGPGMREMLSTTAAIYGQGMGDKVALITDGRFSGATRGFCIGHVGPEAQEGGPIGLLEDGDIITIDAEKGTIDVRLSPAEMADRKRKWEPRQTRYGSGALAKFSKLVGPAHLGAVTHEGFDGERHVYADL, encoded by the coding sequence ATGAGCAAGACCTGGGACAAGTCACGCCTTCCATCCCGTCATGTGACCGAAGGCCCGGCGCGCGCGCCGCACCGCAGCTATTATTACGCAATGGGCCTGTCGACCAAGGACATCAAGAAGCCCTTTGTCGGCGTTGCTTCCTGCTGGAATGAAGCCGCTCCATGCAATACCGCGCTGATGCGCCAGGCCCATGCGGTTTCCGAAGGCGTCAAGGAAGCGGACGGCACCCCGCGCGAGTTTTGCACGATTACCGTCACGGACGGCATCGCCATGGGCCATGAAGGCATGCGCTCATCGCTGGTTTCCCGTGAAGTCATTGCAGATTCTGTCGAACTGACGATGCGCGGCCACGGCTATGACGCGCTCGTCGGCGTCGCTGGCTGTGACAAGTCACTGCCCGGCATGATGATGGCGATGCTCCGCCTCAACGTGCCATCGGTCTTCCTGTATGGCGGCTCCATCATGCCCGGCAAGTTTGAGGGCAAGGACGTCACCGTCCTTGACGTCTTCGAAGCCGTCGGTGCCCACGCCGCTGGCAATAATCAGATGACCGAGGAGAAGCTCCACGCCCTGGAGAAGCTCGCCTGTCCCGGTGACGGCGCTTGCGGCGGCCAATTCACCGCAAATACAATGGCTTGCGTGTCCGAAGCCATTGGTCTTGCGCTGCCGCTGTCTTCAGCTCTTCCTGCGCCGTATACCAATCGCGACGAGTATGCTGTTGAGTCCGGCAAGGCTGTCATGCGCCTCATCGAGAGCGGTCTGCGCCCGCGGGATATCTGCACACGAGAAGCCTTCGAGAACGCTGCGATCGTTGTGGCGGCCACAGGTGGCTCGACCAATGCGGCGCTCCATCTGCCGGCCATGGCAAATGAGTGCGGCGTGAAGTTTGAGCTGAAGGACGTCGCCGAAATCTTCCAGAAGACCCCATACATTGCGTCCCTGAAGCCGGGCGGCGAATATGTCGCCAAGGATTTCGGCGAAGCGGGCGGTGTGCCGATGCTGATGAAGACGCTGCATGAGGAAGGCCTCATTCACGGGGACTGTATGACGGTCACAGGCAAAACCTGGGCCGAAAACCTCGAAGAGGTGACCTGGAACCCAGAGCAGAAGGTCATCTACCCGGCGAGCAAGCCCATCACCAAAACGGGCGGCGTTGTCGGCCTTTGGGGCTCACTTGCGCCAGACGGCGCGATCGTGAAGGTCGCAGGGCTTGAAAAACTTCAGTTCCAGGGACCGGCTCGCGTCTTCGATGGCGAAGAAGCCTGCTTCAAAGCCGTTGAGAACAAGGAGTATGAGGAAGGTGATGTCCTCGTGATCCGTTATGAGGGGGCCAAAGGCGGCCCTGGCATGCGCGAGATGCTGTCGACCACGGCGGCGATTTACGGGCAGGGCATGGGCGACAAGGTCGCGCTGATCACGGATGGTCGATTCTCTGGCGCGACACGCGGCTTCTGCATTGGCCATGTCGGCCCGGAAGCGCAGGAAGGTGGGCCGATCGGCCTGCTCGAGGATGGCGATATCATCACGATCGATGCTGAAAAAGGAACGATCGACGTCCGCCTCTCTCCGGCGGAGATGGCCGACCGCAAGCGTAAGTGGGAGCCCCGCCAGACCCGCTATGGTTCCGGGGCGCTCGCAAAATTCTCGAAACTGGTTGGGCCGGCTCATCTCGGCGCGGTCACGCACGAAGGGTTCGACGGAGAGCGTCACGTTTACGCGGATCTGTAA
- the xth gene encoding exodeoxyribonuclease III encodes MRVATWNVNSIKARLPTVLEVLKEIDCDVICLQEIKCETDAFPYLEIEELGYNCAVHGQKSYNGVALLSRHPLEDVRKGLPGDESDDQSRYIEALVLSDQPVRVGGIYLPNGNPAPGDKYDYKLAWMDRLADHAKALLEQEEAFVLGGDYNTIPRDVDCWDIAVWRDDALALPKTRQAFQKLKWLGLTEAYDVADGRAHEYSFWDYQGGAWQKGHGIRIDHLLLSPQAADRLEGVEIFKKARGLEKPSDHVPVIATLRDDEI; translated from the coding sequence ATGAGAGTCGCCACCTGGAATGTAAATTCGATCAAGGCCCGCTTGCCGACCGTTCTTGAAGTGCTGAAAGAGATCGATTGCGATGTCATCTGCCTTCAGGAGATCAAGTGCGAGACGGACGCCTTCCCATACCTCGAAATTGAGGAGCTAGGCTATAATTGCGCCGTGCATGGGCAGAAGAGTTACAATGGCGTCGCCCTGCTCTCTCGCCATCCGTTAGAGGATGTGCGCAAAGGGCTACCCGGCGACGAAAGCGATGACCAATCTCGCTACATTGAAGCGCTGGTGCTCAGCGATCAGCCGGTTCGGGTTGGCGGAATATACCTGCCAAACGGCAACCCTGCCCCCGGCGACAAATATGATTACAAGCTGGCCTGGATGGACCGGCTGGCAGACCACGCAAAAGCACTCCTCGAACAGGAAGAGGCATTTGTGCTCGGGGGCGATTACAACACGATCCCGCGCGATGTGGACTGCTGGGATATTGCTGTCTGGCGCGATGACGCCCTCGCCCTGCCGAAGACCAGGCAGGCCTTTCAGAAGCTCAAATGGCTCGGTCTGACGGAGGCCTACGACGTCGCCGACGGCCGGGCGCACGAATATTCATTCTGGGATTATCAGGGCGGGGCATGGCAGAAAGGCCACGGTATTCGCATTGATCATCTGCTGCTCTCACCCCAAGCTGCGGACCGTCTCGAAGGCGTCGAGATTTTCAAGAAGGCACGCGGGCTCGAGAAACCGTCCGATCACGTACCGGTCATTGCAACATTGAGAGACGACGAGATCTAG
- a CDS encoding GNAT family N-acetyltransferase: MPDTDATDLVVRDATPDDLQAIAALSRKTFCDKFAHLYRREDLDAFLEESHSEAFYRPRLGRADLLIRVAESADGDLGAYLLCGPLSLPAKDPAPGAVELKRLYVDEPLQGQGLGTRFAEEAFVWAKAQGAPQMFLSVFSENHGAQRLYHRMGFEKVDEFWFPVGEHRDLEYLMCWTRA; encoded by the coding sequence ATGCCTGACACCGATGCGACCGATCTCGTCGTTCGCGACGCGACACCGGATGACTTGCAGGCCATCGCGGCGCTGTCGCGGAAAACATTCTGTGACAAGTTCGCCCATCTCTACCGCCGAGAGGATCTCGACGCCTTTCTGGAAGAGTCGCACAGCGAGGCTTTCTACAGGCCCCGTCTAGGTCGCGCCGATCTCCTGATCCGGGTCGCCGAAAGCGCTGATGGTGACCTTGGCGCCTACCTCCTTTGCGGGCCGCTCAGCTTGCCGGCAAAAGATCCGGCGCCGGGCGCTGTTGAGCTGAAGCGCCTTTATGTCGATGAGCCTTTGCAGGGGCAGGGGCTCGGGACGCGCTTTGCTGAGGAGGCGTTTGTCTGGGCAAAGGCGCAAGGCGCACCGCAGATGTTCCTTTCCGTCTTCTCCGAAAACCATGGGGCTCAAAGGCTCTATCATCGCATGGGATTTGAGAAGGTGGATGAATTCTGGTTCCCGGTCGGTGAACACAGGGACCTTGAGTACCTGATGTGTTGGACAAGGGCATAA
- a CDS encoding M1 family metallopeptidase, whose translation MFVRNLFVMVLSGAFLAACGPTPHPAQPDLSELYERAPRGQLPDGVRPTAYRVDLTLDPRQQRFGGSVTMDVAFDQSATGFWLHGQGLEIKDVILSGRTLDEDDGYWRDVLKSGVAWVGFPRRVSPGTVTVRVDYTAPFDKNLSGLFRVEEQGDAYALAKSESIQARRFMPGFDEPKYKAPFDISLTVPEGYEAISNTPILSRDPVENGLERVTFKRTRPMPTYLLSLAVGPFDVLEAPALAPNAVRRAVVPLTGYTRRGKGEEIAYALSTTGAMIDFFENALGIPYPYEKLDIIAAPQWPSGATELAAAITYRESRILYGPSSGPAARRSLLNIHSHELAHMWFGDLVTPPWWDDLWLKEAFASWATGIVLSDLEPDGGFELDAISESVSAMSLDSLQSARAVREPITLNENIRNAYDSITYDKGLAVIAMVDGYFGADIFRPALGRYIERFEDGIADSPEFFEVIGQETDEPDLTKAFRSFVEQSGLPRIDAQLQCLEDEAPTITVRQSRYKPLGSPIEEERRWTIPFCVVTGAGAERSRQCAMIDRETATISLDAGAPCPDWILPNAGGTGYWRFNLEAPQWATLAVNFSELSGAEALVAVDSAMGAFRAGDASLVSVMAVVNAAALRSERQVVAEAISAYATLLQFLPKNSDARASYEAEIQRLFKPQIELLAQASDENGRILASKLESFVARYGNDAELRAGFSGAARSYIGMHVEDETRTLTSDDFSTALAIAVQDGGRPVYEALLSALDEIDDPMFERAGAYAIGQNTDPTLNGEILELAVSGALGTREAYTIVSGQMGRAETRAETWIWLRNNFPTFVRVIPGQRPRATPRLASDLCSAEASGQLSRLFERYGDLAPGHERALAEAQESIQLCVALRDAKSEEVRRYFSLLTPVEPELPTDQLPEDTTPDEIN comes from the coding sequence TTGTTCGTTCGGAACTTGTTTGTCATGGTCCTGTCCGGGGCGTTTCTCGCCGCGTGCGGGCCTACGCCGCATCCTGCACAGCCAGACTTGTCCGAATTGTACGAAAGAGCCCCGCGGGGTCAGCTGCCCGACGGCGTTCGGCCTACCGCCTACCGTGTCGACCTGACGCTTGATCCGCGCCAACAGAGATTTGGCGGTTCTGTCACGATGGATGTGGCCTTTGACCAATCGGCGACGGGATTTTGGTTGCATGGGCAAGGCCTTGAAATCAAAGACGTAATCCTCAGCGGGCGTACGCTTGATGAAGACGATGGCTATTGGCGGGACGTTTTGAAGTCAGGCGTTGCCTGGGTCGGATTTCCACGTCGAGTGAGCCCTGGAACGGTGACCGTCAGGGTCGACTACACAGCCCCCTTCGACAAGAATCTTTCCGGACTCTTTCGTGTGGAAGAGCAGGGCGATGCCTATGCGCTTGCCAAATCAGAGAGCATTCAGGCGCGGCGGTTCATGCCGGGTTTTGATGAACCGAAGTACAAGGCGCCTTTCGACATCAGCCTCACGGTGCCGGAAGGCTACGAAGCGATCTCGAATACTCCAATTCTGAGCCGCGACCCGGTCGAGAACGGTCTGGAGCGCGTCACATTCAAACGCACGCGGCCGATGCCGACCTATCTCCTGTCTCTGGCCGTTGGGCCGTTTGACGTGCTGGAGGCACCAGCGCTCGCGCCGAATGCCGTCCGGCGGGCCGTCGTTCCGCTCACCGGTTACACACGCCGCGGAAAGGGAGAAGAGATCGCTTATGCGCTGTCGACCACCGGGGCGATGATCGATTTTTTCGAGAATGCGCTCGGGATTCCGTATCCTTATGAGAAGCTCGATATCATCGCTGCGCCGCAATGGCCGAGTGGTGCCACGGAACTGGCTGCGGCGATCACCTATCGCGAAAGCCGCATCCTGTATGGCCCGTCCAGCGGACCGGCCGCACGCCGCTCGCTGTTGAATATTCATAGTCACGAACTCGCGCATATGTGGTTTGGGGATCTTGTGACCCCGCCCTGGTGGGATGACCTCTGGCTAAAGGAAGCCTTCGCAAGCTGGGCCACCGGTATCGTGCTGTCGGATCTGGAGCCTGATGGCGGGTTTGAGCTCGATGCGATTTCAGAGAGCGTCAGCGCGATGTCACTCGACAGCCTGCAAAGTGCGCGTGCGGTGCGTGAACCCATCACGTTGAATGAGAATATCCGGAACGCCTACGACTCGATTACCTATGACAAGGGGCTAGCCGTCATTGCAATGGTCGACGGCTATTTTGGCGCAGACATATTCCGACCGGCGCTTGGCCGATATATCGAACGGTTTGAGGATGGTATCGCCGACAGCCCGGAGTTTTTCGAAGTTATCGGCCAGGAAACCGATGAACCAGATCTCACAAAAGCCTTCCGGAGCTTCGTCGAACAATCAGGATTGCCTCGAATAGATGCGCAGCTTCAGTGTCTGGAAGATGAAGCGCCGACCATTACTGTTCGTCAAAGCCGCTACAAGCCTCTCGGCAGTCCCATCGAGGAGGAACGCCGATGGACAATTCCGTTTTGTGTCGTCACCGGTGCGGGTGCCGAACGGTCCCGTCAGTGCGCGATGATCGATCGGGAAACAGCGACCATTTCCCTGGACGCGGGCGCGCCGTGTCCGGACTGGATACTCCCGAACGCGGGCGGGACAGGCTATTGGCGATTCAATCTGGAAGCGCCGCAATGGGCAACGCTGGCGGTCAACTTCTCTGAGTTGAGCGGCGCAGAGGCGCTGGTTGCTGTGGACAGTGCGATGGGCGCGTTCAGGGCGGGTGATGCGTCACTCGTATCGGTTATGGCCGTCGTCAACGCAGCTGCTCTGCGGTCCGAGCGCCAGGTGGTTGCCGAAGCCATATCAGCATATGCGACGTTGCTTCAATTCCTGCCAAAGAACAGTGATGCGCGCGCAAGCTATGAGGCGGAAATACAACGCCTGTTCAAGCCTCAGATCGAATTGTTGGCGCAAGCCAGCGACGAGAACGGCCGGATCCTGGCGTCGAAACTGGAATCCTTCGTCGCAAGGTACGGAAACGATGCGGAATTGAGGGCTGGATTCTCCGGGGCAGCACGCTCCTATATTGGTATGCACGTCGAAGACGAGACACGAACGCTGACGAGTGATGATTTCTCGACAGCCCTCGCGATCGCGGTTCAGGATGGTGGGCGACCAGTATATGAAGCGCTTCTGTCTGCGCTGGACGAGATCGATGATCCGATGTTTGAACGGGCTGGCGCCTACGCCATCGGGCAGAACACCGATCCCACGCTCAACGGCGAAATTCTGGAACTGGCCGTTTCAGGAGCGCTGGGAACGCGTGAGGCCTACACGATCGTATCCGGACAAATGGGGCGTGCTGAAACCCGCGCTGAGACATGGATATGGCTGCGTAACAACTTTCCCACCTTTGTAAGGGTCATTCCAGGCCAAAGGCCTCGGGCGACACCCAGACTGGCGTCAGACCTCTGTAGCGCAGAAGCATCGGGTCAGCTCAGTCGGCTGTTCGAGCGATATGGCGATTTGGCGCCGGGGCATGAGCGAGCGCTTGCTGAAGCGCAGGAAAGCATCCAGTTGTGCGTGGCGCTGCGCGATGCAAAGTCCGAAGAAGTTCGTCGATATTTCTCGCTTCTAACGCCTGTCGAGCCTGAGCTGCCGACCGATCAGCTGCCCGAAGATACCACGCCTGATGAGATCAATTGA